Part of the Methanomassiliicoccales archaeon genome, TGGATTCTTTGAAAGGTTGGGTAAAAAAACTATAGAAGTTAGCGAACGCCCTATTTCGAGAATTCCTAGAACATTGACTCTTCAGGAGAGACTTCAGCTTCTGAAAAAACTTCAGGAAGAGGTCTCCCAAGAGAGGGAAGAACGGTTTGAGAAAGAGCTTGAAGAGATTGTTGAATGGAGAAAAAAAGAGCTGGGGAAATCTTTCACTCATAGATTCTCGGAATTCATGCTTAGGCACTTTAAGGGCCCGGTTGAGTCATTTACCAGGTCTATAAAGGGACTTGACTATGATCTCCTGAGGGCAAACATTAAAATGAGTAAAGAGCAGTTCGTTGCGTTGATGTTGGGTGTTTCCATTTTCACGGCAATTTTTGCTTTTTTGGTTGGCATTCTTCTTTATATGCCTATTGATATCTCTCTGATGCTGGGGATACTGGGTTTTGTTGGTGGATTCCTGTATATGAGAAACTACCCCAAAATAGTATGGCGGAGAAGGGTTGTAGAGGTAGAAAAAGCTCTTCCCTATGTTTTGAGACACAT contains:
- a CDS encoding type II secretion system F family protein, with the translated sequence MGIKEKILGFFERLGKKTIEVSERPISRIPRTLTLQERLQLLKKLQEEVSQEREERFEKELEEIVEWRKKELGKSFTHRFSEFMLRHFKGPVESFTRSIKGLDYDLLRANIKMSKEQFVALMLGVSIFTAIFAFLVGILLYMPIDISLMLGILGFVGGFLYMRNYPKIVWRRRVVEVEKALPYVLRHMASLLSAGVGIAEAMVSVANADYGPISEEFELMIREMHGGTSFEDALTRFEEKMSSESVSRVVKQILRATKFGGNLADTLYKLAEDFSFEYRMKLVEYIQKVNGVAFVYMFITIIMPTLFVVAILAASLMNRGLAMPVEGLAVILLFGFPAISTLVVFMIKRSEPR